The following coding sequences are from one Octopus sinensis unplaced genomic scaffold, ASM634580v1 Contig13678, whole genome shotgun sequence window:
- the LOC115229855 gene encoding uncharacterized protein LOC115229855, with translation MANGDLPEFSRELLFSARLLACKKPNEGIRPVGVGNYFRSLTAKFDTIESSEGEKEGEKIVLVSAYYVIDSFTKVGGKIRTKENYYTWLDRFRFINNDLIFFSDSYEPLRHVRKIRKSKPTLLLFLNRSELIGFKNIDKINHIFTLPGYRRDLTETANCHYSAIMHSKHDLIERAIKLGGNLSYYAWVDAGLFRYTPFSEDVILRANKYIDKTRLVMSQIYDFRDYSIEEITKGPHIWVSGGFLVGYVNVLLKFCEVYRNFFFKLLSMNLIATDEQAIYSLYSSQGRALMNDSVKLQVFQCQYFGLYSLFGRVVAVESCP, from the exons ATGGCTAACGGAGACCTTCCAGAATTTTCCAGAGAATTGCTCTTCTCCGCAAGGTTACTTGCTTGTAAAAAACCCAATGAAGGAATCCGCCCCGTTGGGGTTGGGAACTATTTCAGAAGCCTTACAGCAAAG TTCGACACCATAGAAAGttcagaaggagagaaagaaggcgaGAAAATAGTACTCGTGAGTGCTTACTACGTGATTGATTCCTTCACAAAAGTCGGCGGAAAAATCCGCACAAAGGAAAACTATTACACGTGGTTAGATCGATTCCGTTTTATAAACAACGACCTGATATTCTTTTCCGACAGTTATGAACCATTGCGTCATGTGAGGAAGATAAGAAAGTCGAAACCAACATTACTCCTGTTCCTAAACCGATCAGAACTTATCGGATTCAAAAACATTGACAAAATAAATCACATATTCACACTCCCTGGATATCGACGGGATTTAACCGAAACAGCAAACTGCCACTACTCGGCTATCATGCACTCCAAGCATGACCTGATTGAACGAGCTATTAAATTGGGTGGAAATTTGTCTTATTATGCGTGGGTCGACGCCGGGTTGTTCCGCTATACTCCCTTTTCTGAAGACGTCATATTGAGGGCCAACAAATACATAGACAAGACACGGTTGGTGATGTCCCAGATCTATGACTTCCGTGACTACTCTATTGAGGAAATTACCAAGGGTCCCCATATTTGGGTCTCAGGGGGGTTTTTGGTGGGATATGTCAATGTTTTGCTCAAGTTTTGCGAAGTTTacagaaatttcttttttaaattgctGTCGATGAACTTGATAGCCACTGACGAACAAGCTATCTACTCGCTCTATTCGAGTCAGGGAAGGGCTCTTATGAATGACAGTGTCAAGTTACAAGTTTTTCAATGTCAATATTTCGGACTATATTCCCTGTTTGGTAGAGTTGTTGCGGTTGAAAGCTGTCCATAA